A section of the Dehalobacter sp. DCM genome encodes:
- the mobB gene encoding molybdopterin-guanine dinucleotide biosynthesis protein B yields MAGTMLSVNSSDIRNGRHNYHSVSGGDTGNNSSEKAASAVPVVCFVAAKSGTGKTTFLEKLIREMTERGYRIGVIKSDAHRFDIDKPGKDSWRFAEAGSTATAIIGPDKYAVIQKTETKKDIEEVIPMIENVDIILVEGFKMSQRPRFEVVRRELGTEIVSPAENLLGVITDVEDLAAPVPLIDLNDYVRVADIIISVFNLNQ; encoded by the coding sequence ATGGCAGGTACAATGTTATCGGTCAATAGCAGTGATATCAGAAATGGACGTCATAATTACCATTCGGTATCTGGGGGAGATACGGGCAATAACTCATCGGAGAAAGCGGCGAGCGCTGTCCCGGTAGTTTGTTTTGTTGCTGCAAAATCAGGAACCGGCAAGACGACTTTCCTCGAGAAGCTGATCAGGGAAATGACCGAACGCGGTTATCGGATCGGTGTAATCAAAAGCGACGCCCACCGGTTTGATATTGATAAACCGGGTAAAGATAGCTGGCGTTTTGCCGAAGCAGGATCAACGGCTACCGCGATCATCGGGCCGGATAAATATGCGGTCATTCAAAAAACTGAAACCAAGAAGGATATTGAAGAGGTTATTCCAATGATTGAGAATGTCGATATTATCCTGGTTGAAGGTTTTAAAATGTCCCAAAGGCCGCGTTTTGAAGTGGTTAGAAGAGAGCTGGGAACAGAGATCGTATCCCCGGCAGAAAATCTGCTTGGCGTTATCACCGATGTCGAGGATCTTGCAGCCCCGGTTCCCTTGATTGATCTCAATGATTATGTGCGTGTTGCGGACATCATTATTAGCGTTTTTAACCTGAACCAATGA
- the moaA gene encoding GTP 3',8-cyclase MoaA, translating into MIDGYGRDINYLRISVTDLCNLKCTYCMPENGIDKKEHREILNLETIEKVAESAVKLGITKIRLTGGEPLVRRGILDLVRNISALKEHGLKELGLTTNGLLLKNYAEDLKKAGLTRVNISIDSMDPDKYRQITRCGKVDDVLEGIRAAKEAKLFPLKINIVLIGGFNDDEIEDFVNLTRDEDIEVRFIELMPLGEASEWDTEHFLANDEILKRVPTLISMPSKGHGSVARLYKLPNSKGKVGLISPLSSHFCHYCNRIRLTPDGKLKPCLHSNVEIDIKDYAENEFDKFLMDGIKAKPMRHCIQSNDYEPVIRNMHEIGG; encoded by the coding sequence ATGATTGATGGTTATGGCAGAGATATCAACTATTTACGGATATCCGTCACCGATCTGTGTAATTTAAAATGCACTTATTGTATGCCGGAAAATGGTATTGATAAAAAAGAACACCGGGAGATCTTAAATCTGGAAACGATTGAAAAAGTAGCTGAGAGTGCAGTTAAGCTGGGTATCACTAAAATCAGATTAACCGGCGGCGAACCACTTGTTCGCAGAGGTATACTTGATTTGGTCCGTAACATTTCTGCCTTAAAAGAACACGGTCTCAAAGAACTGGGACTTACGACCAACGGGCTGCTTTTGAAAAATTACGCTGAAGACTTAAAAAAAGCGGGTTTAACTCGGGTCAATATCAGCATCGACAGTATGGATCCGGATAAATATCGTCAAATTACGCGATGCGGTAAGGTAGACGATGTTCTAGAAGGAATCCGCGCAGCGAAAGAAGCTAAATTGTTTCCGCTGAAGATCAATATTGTGCTGATCGGCGGATTCAATGATGATGAGATCGAAGACTTCGTTAATTTGACCAGGGATGAAGATATTGAGGTGCGTTTTATTGAACTCATGCCGCTAGGTGAAGCCAGCGAGTGGGATACGGAACATTTCCTCGCCAATGATGAAATATTGAAAAGAGTGCCTACGCTAATTTCTATGCCTTCTAAAGGACACGGCAGCGTGGCGCGTCTTTACAAATTGCCGAACAGTAAAGGTAAGGTAGGTCTGATCAGCCCGCTCAGCAGCCATTTCTGCCATTATTGCAATCGGATCAGACTGACGCCGGACGGCAAGCTAAAACCGTGCCTTCACTCCAATGTGGAGATTGATATTAAAGATTACGCTGAAAATGAATTTGATAAGTTCTTGATGGATGGTATCAAAGCCAAGCCAATGCGTCACTGCATTCAAAGCAACGATTATGAACCAGTCATTCGGAATATGCACGAAATTGGCGGATAA
- a CDS encoding MogA/MoaB family molybdenum cofactor biosynthesis protein, giving the protein MITVGVITASDKGSRGEREDLSGQVIKSMVEEIGWEVKDVVIVPDEQRVLEQKMIEFADELKVDVILTTGGTGFSPRDVTPEATLTVVERLTPGIPEAMRYASLKVTPRAMLSRAQAGIRGKTVIINLPGSPKGVKECLAVVLQSLEHGIEILKGTAGECAQKP; this is encoded by the coding sequence ATGATAACTGTCGGTGTTATTACAGCCAGTGATAAAGGTTCCCGCGGAGAAAGAGAAGATTTAAGCGGACAAGTGATTAAATCGATGGTTGAAGAGATTGGCTGGGAAGTCAAGGACGTAGTTATTGTCCCGGATGAACAGAGGGTCCTTGAACAAAAGATGATTGAATTTGCTGATGAACTTAAAGTAGACGTTATTTTAACCACCGGTGGGACGGGATTCTCACCACGAGATGTTACCCCAGAAGCAACCCTTACAGTCGTCGAAAGATTAACACCTGGGATTCCTGAGGCTATGCGCTATGCAAGCCTGAAGGTCACACCCAGAGCGATGCTTTCAAGGGCTCAAGCCGGGATAAGAGGCAAAACAGTGATTATTAATTTACCGGGCAGTCCCAAAGGTGTGAAGGAATGTCTCGCTGTTGTCCTGCAGTCGCTAGAACACGGTATTGAAATATTAAAGGGAACCGCCGGCGAATGCGCTCAAAAACCTTAA
- a CDS encoding MOSC domain-containing protein, giving the protein MAKVIAVNISETTGVPKQEIEKGYFEVNHGLVGDAHAANWHRQVSLLGTESVDKLKQAGLTGLDNGRFAENLTTEGIILYELPVGTKLRIGETLMEVTQIGKQCHNSGCAIKRIAGDCVMPREGIFTKLLSPGWIKPGDSIEVVE; this is encoded by the coding sequence ATGGCAAAAGTTATTGCGGTCAATATCAGTGAAACAACCGGTGTCCCGAAACAGGAAATTGAAAAAGGCTATTTTGAAGTGAATCATGGTTTAGTTGGCGATGCGCATGCTGCCAACTGGCATCGTCAGGTCAGCTTATTAGGCACGGAAAGTGTTGATAAGTTAAAACAAGCCGGACTTACCGGTCTTGATAATGGAAGGTTCGCTGAAAATTTAACAACAGAAGGCATTATTTTATACGAACTCCCGGTAGGAACCAAACTTAGAATCGGCGAGACGTTGATGGAAGTCACTCAAATAGGCAAGCAATGCCATAACAGTGGCTGCGCGATCAAACGGATTGCAGGGGATTGTGTTATGCCGCGAGAAGGTATATTTACTAAATTACTGTCACCGGGCTGGATCAAGCCGGGAGATAGCATCGAGGTTGTAGAATAG
- the moaC gene encoding cyclic pyranopterin monophosphate synthase MoaC has translation MSELTHFNKEGRARMVDVSEKADTVRVAVARGEIRMKPETLALVKQGALAKGDVLAVSQVAGIMGAKRTSDLIPMCHPLLLSGIDVSFNINDAESKVEIEATVKNTGQTGVEMEALTGVSIAALTIYDMCKAAEKSMVIGDICLVSKSGGKSGNYLRETQP, from the coding sequence ATGAGTGAACTAACTCACTTTAACAAAGAGGGACGCGCCAGAATGGTCGATGTCAGTGAAAAAGCAGATACAGTTAGGGTAGCCGTTGCCCGTGGTGAGATACGAATGAAGCCGGAAACATTGGCGTTGGTTAAGCAGGGAGCCTTGGCTAAAGGTGATGTATTGGCTGTTTCCCAAGTTGCTGGCATTATGGGTGCAAAAAGGACGTCGGACCTCATTCCGATGTGTCATCCCCTATTGCTTTCTGGTATTGATGTTTCTTTCAATATAAATGACGCGGAAAGTAAAGTTGAGATTGAGGCAACAGTTAAGAATACCGGACAAACCGGTGTCGAAATGGAAGCGTTGACCGGCGTATCGATTGCCGCTCTAACGATCTATGACATGTGTAAAGCCGCCGAAAAGAGTATGGTGATCGGAGACATCTGTCTTGTGAGCAAATCCGGCGGCAAGAGCGGCAATTATTTGAGGGAAACGCAACCATAA